A window of the Phaseolus vulgaris cultivar G19833 chromosome 5, P. vulgaris v2.0, whole genome shotgun sequence genome harbors these coding sequences:
- the LOC137834043 gene encoding uncharacterized protein, whose protein sequence is MMLTEGSDVVYCKLLMSTLADAVLEWFVSLLDRHITTFDQFATLFREQYLVNKAPTRLSYDVFDVKQYQGEAMKDYLNRFGVHAVRLKPTDEAMTVHAFVKGMLPGPFSESLLRFYLKTFTEIRRRTLAHITAND, encoded by the coding sequence ATGATGCTCACCGAAGGATCAGACGTTGTGTACTGCAAGTTGCTTATGAGCACGTTGGCAGACGCGGTGTTGGAATGGTTCGTTAGCCTTCTTGACAGACACATCACCACCTTTGACCAGTTTGCAACGCTGTTTAGGGAGCAGTACCTTGTTAACAAAGCCCCCACCCGACTTTCTTATGATGTTTTCGACGTCAAACAGTATCAGGGGGAGGCCATGAAGGACTACCTGAACAGGTTTGGGGTCCATGCGGTGAGGTTGAAACCCACTGATGAGGCCATGACAGTGCATGCCTTTGTTAAAGGAATGCTACCTGGACCTTTCAGTGAATCGCTGCTAAGGTTCTACTTGAAGACGTTCACAGAGATTAGACGTCGAACGTTAGCACACATCACCGCAAATGATTGA
- the LOC137834044 gene encoding uncharacterized protein, whose amino-acid sequence METPFSLVYGSDAMIPVEIHESSPRILSFVTEESNAERRVNLDLLDEAREEARIKAEAVKRRVEHQYSSKVKPRQFQVGDLVMRKAHPYELENMLSPKWTEPFRITEAKGNCSYKLETLEGGPIPRSWNAANLKFYFS is encoded by the coding sequence atggagacgccatTCAGCTTGGTATATGGGTCAGACGCCATGATCCCGGTGGAGATTCACGAGAGCTCACCCCGCATTCTGAGCTTTGTGACAGAGGAGTCCAATGCGGAAAGAAGGGTAAATCTAGACCTATTGGACGAGGCCAGAGAAGAGGCGAGGATAAAGGCggaagccgtgaagagaagagtggagcatcagtacagctctaaggtgaagccacggCAATTCCAAGTTGGTGacctggtcatgaggaaggctcatccttacgagttggagaacatgttgtctcccaagtggaccgaaCCTTTCAGAATAACTGAAGCCAAGGGAAATTGTTCGTACAAGTTAGAGACTCTAGAGGGGGGGCCCATCCCACGtagctggaatgcagccaatttaaaattttatttcagttga
- the LOC137834042 gene encoding uncharacterized protein, producing the protein MAALSRFVSAGGDKGHPYFQCLKRNNRFVWTWECEEAFAKMKEYLASPPVLCKPEPGARPDAKVDLFRHQGVARARGEIPGPREGNSGSSVLSAKTSPLLPELHCDSNDKPPIRKVLQKPDVAGRMVRWAVELSEFDVQCEPRGPIKGQIYVDFVVELSSATTHQEGASFIWVLFVDGSSNQQGSGVGVILEGPDGLLIEQALRFAFKASNNQVEYEALIVGMLLAKEMGAKGLLAKSDSLLVTGQVTGEYQAKDPQMATYLEYVQVLKESFEVFELVHVPREQNDRADLLAKLASSGKGGRQRMVIQENLKTPRTATDNVAEIQQVSASEGTRRSHWSLTQETKKTPRISRYRVAGEITS; encoded by the exons ATGGCCGCTCTGTCTAGATTCGTATCGGCAGGAGGAGACAAGGGGCACCCTTACTTCCAGTGCTTGAAAAGAAACAACCGGTTCGTGTGGACCTGGGAGTGTGAAGAGGCGTTTGCAAAgatgaaggagtacttggccagCCCACCAGTGTTGTGCAAACCAGAGCCAG GAGCAAGACCAGATGCAAAGGTCGATCTATTTCGTCACCAAGGTGTTGCAAGGGCCAgaggtgagataccaggccctagagaaggcaactctggcagtagtgttctcagcgcgaagacttcgccactacttccagagcttcactgTGATAGTAATGACAAACCTCCAATCCGTAAGGTCCTACAAAAGCCAGATGTGGCGGGCAGAATGGTGCGATGGGCGGTAGAACTGTCTGAGTTTGACGTACAGTGTGAGCCTAGAGGGCCCATCAAGGGCCAGATTTACGTTGACTTTGTGGTAGAACTCTCCTCCGCAACCACGCACCAAGAGGGAGCAAGTTTCATATGGGTGCTTTTTGTAgatggttcctcaaaccaacaaggtagtggggttggtgtcatcttggagggaccggATGGgttgctgattgagcaggccctaaggtttgctttcaaggccagtaacaaccaagtagaatatgaggccctgatcgttggaatgttgttggccaaggagatgggagcgaaGGGGTTGTTGGCAAAGAGTGATTCTTTGTTAGTTACAGGCCAAGTCACGGGGGAGTACCAAGCtaaagaccctcagatggccACATACCTAGAATATGTCCAGGTTCTGAAGGAGTCGTTCGAAGTGTTCGAGCTAGTCCACGTACCCAGAGAACAGAATgaccgagctgacttgcttgcaaagcttgccagttcgggcaaggggggcaggcagaggatgGTGATTCAGGAGAACCTAAAGACACCTCGAACTGCCACGGACAATGTGGCAGAAATTCAACAGGTTAGCGCATCGGAAGGGACAAGGAGGAGTCATTGGTCGTTAACGCAGGAGACAAAGAAAACACCCAGAATAAGCAGGTACCGGGTTGCTGGGGAAATAACGTCATAG